The following is a genomic window from Blattabacterium cuenoti.
CTAGAAATTTACAAGAATGTTTATTAATTCAATTATCGCAAAAAAAAACATCAAAAGAAATTTATTTTGCTAAACAAATTATAAAAAATTATTTTGAACTTTTTATAAAAAAACATTATAATAAACTGCAAAATAAATTAGAAATAACAACAAATTTTTTACGAAAGGTTTTTCATCAAATTGAAAAACTAAATCCAAAACCAGGAAAAATTTATTCATGTAGTTCAAAAACTATCAATTATTTAATTCCAGATTTTACAATTTTAGTTGTAGATGGTAGATTAGAACTTTCTTTAAATAAAAGAAATATTCCAGAATTAAAAATATCGACTTTTTACTTGAACATGTTAAAATATTATAAAACTTATAATAAAAAGAAAGAAGATTACAAGAATATTCTTCTTTTTTTAAAAAACAAAATAGATTCAGCAAAATGGTTTTTAGATGCTATTAAACAACGTAAAAATACATTAATGTTGACTATGAATGCTATCATGAATTATCAAAAAGAATATTTTTTAACTGGGGATACCTCAAATATTAAACCAATGATTTTAAAGAATATCTCTCAACAAATTGGAGTTGGAATTTCTACTGTATCTCGTGTAGCTAACAGTAAATATGTGAATACACCATATGGCACTTTTTTAATAAAAAAATTTTTTTCAGAAAAAATGATAAATATAGAAGGAGAAGAAATTTCTTCTATTGAAATAAAAAGATTATTGAAAGAATTTGTGTATCAAGAAAATAAAAATCAACCAATTACTGATGAAGAATTATCAAATCTTTTAAAAGAAAAAGGATATATAGTAGCGAGAAGAACTGTTGCTAAATATAGAAATCAAATGAAGATACCAGTAGCTAGATTAAGAAAAATATTATAAAGATAACGTGTATATTATTTTTTGATACATTACAAAATGTACTTATGACTATAATATCCTATTTTATTTACTCCTTACTTTAATAAGTCTATTGCCTATAATCAAATAATAAAATAAAATAGAAAATTTTTTAAAAATTTTAATATATAAAATCAGTATGTTTGTTATAATTTATTATTGTCATGATTAAACATTATGAATTAGTTGAAAAATATTGTGCATAAAATTTGATTTTTTTTAAAAACAATAATAATCCATTTGATCTAATTGGAGTTAAAAAATTGTTAAATCCTATGTCACTAATAAAATTTGCCTTTGACGAAATAATTTCAAATGGATATCTTCCTGAATACACATTAATCATAATTGCAATCAATCCTTTAGGAATTAAAGCATCACTATCAGCATCAAAAATTATTTTCATACCAATTAATTTAGCATCTAACCAAACTTTAGATTGACATCCATAAATTAATTTATCTTCAGTTCTAAATGTATTATCTTGTTTTGGCAAACTATTACCTAGATATAATATATATTCATATTTATCTTGCCAATCATGTAATTGATCAAATTCTTGTTTAATTTTTTGTTCTTTATCTTTTAATGTCATGTGATTTTATTCTATTATAGTATAATAGAAATAAAAAACAATCATTATTATTATGATGATGCATGTTGTTCTCTAGCTATTTTTGTTGCTGTTGTCATATTTTTTAAAGAATTCATAACTTCATTCCAAGTTCTAGTTTTTAATCCACAATCTGGATTAATCCAAAGATTTTTAATAGGTAATTTCTTTGAAGCTTTATTAATTAAATTTAATATTTCTTTGACTCCAGGAATTCTTGGAGAATGAATATCATATACACCAGGACCTATTTCATTTTGATATGCAAAATTCGAAAACGCATTTAAAAGTTCCATTTTAGATCTTGAAGTTTCTATAGTAATGACATCAGCATCTAAATCAGAAATATATTTTAAAATATCATTTACCTCACTATAACATATATGTGTATGAATTTGTGTCTCATCTTTAACTATACTAGAAGATAATTTAAATGCTTTAATTGCCCAATCAAAGTAAAATTTCCAATTTTTCTTTTTTAATGGTAATCCTTCTCTTAGCGCTGGTTCATCTATTTGAATAATTTTAATCCCAGAATTTTCCAAAGATTTTACTTCTTCTCTAATTGCCCATGCTATTTGATAAGCAGTATCATAATATGGTTGATCATCTCTTACAAAAGACCATTTTAAAATAGTTACCGGTCCAGTTAATATACCTTTTATTAATTTTTTTGTTTGAGATTGAGCAAATGATATCCATTTTACAGTCATATCATCAACTCGTTTTACATCTTCATAAATCACTGGAGGTTTTACACATCTACTGCCATAACTTTGTACCCATCCGTTTTTTGTAGACACAAATCCTTGTAATTTATCTGAAAAAAATTCTACCATATCATTTCTTTCAAATTCACCATGGACCAAAACATCTAAATTTATTTTTTCTTGTTTTTTTATAGCATCTATTATATATTGTTGTATCAATTCTTCATATTGATGTTGGCTAATTTCATGATTTTTTAACTTTTTTCGTAAAGTTCTTATTTCTTTAGTTTGAGGAAATGACCCTATAGTTGTAGTTGGAAATAAAGGAAGTCTAAATTTTTTTTGTTGTTTTGTTTGACGAATTTGAAAAGCATTTGTTCTTGTTATATTTTCTTTTTTTATTTGTTTAAAAATATATTTTTCTTTTTCTTTTTTTTCAAAATATTTAAAATTATTCAAAAGTATTTCTTTTTGACCATTTAAAATCTTTTCTAAATCATTTAATTCATAAAGTTTTTGTTTAGCAAAAGCCATTTTATTGATTATATTTATAGGAATAGAGTCTTCAAATTCTAAATCAATTGGAATATGCAATAATGAACAACTAGGAGCAATAATAATTCTTTCTTTTCCTAATTTTAATATTGCTTTTTCAATAATTTTTATAGAATGAGTATAATTGTTTTTCCATATATTTTTTCCATTAATTATTCCTAAAGAAAGCCCCATTTTTTCTTCTTTAAAAAAATCTAAAATTTTAGTTAAATTACTATTATTTTCTACTAAATCAATATGTAAGTTAAATGTTGAAGAAAAATTTTTAAATATATATAAATTATTTTCTTCAATACTATCAAAATAAGAAGTTAATATTATGTTAATGGCATTATTAGAACAAATTTTATTAATGGTTTTATAAACGTATTTCAATGCTTCTATTATTTGATCATTTAATGAATCAAAAACTAAAATTGGTTCATCTAGTTGTATCCATTTAATATTTTTCTTGATTAACCGTTGTATAATTTCTATGTAAACAGGTAATAAATTATCTATTAAATCTAATTTATTAAAATTGGTATTTTTTTCCTTTCCTAAATATAAATAAGTTAGAGGTCCAATTAAAACAGGTTTTGGAATAGCATTTTTTATTATTTTTTTATATTCATCAATTTCATTAAATATTTTCATAGAATAAATTCCAAATTTTTGATTTTTTTCAAATTCTGGAACTATGTAATGATAATTTGTATTAAACCATTTAGTCATTTCCATAGCTTTAAAATCAAATTTATTTTTTTGAAATCCTCTAGCCATAGCAAAATAAATATCTATATCTTCCTTAAATTGAGTATAATATAATTCAGATATATTACCAAGTAAGAATGACATATCTAATACATGATCATAAAAACTAAAATCATTACATGGAATTAAATCTAATCCACAGTTTTCTTGTGTTTTCCAATTATTTATTCTTATTTGTTTTCCAATATTAAATAAAGATTTTGAAGTAATTAGATTATTCCAGTAATCTTCACAAGCTTTTTTCAATTCTCTTTTTATTCCTATTCTAGGATAACCTAAATTATGTTTCAACATAATATCATAATATCATTTCAATTCAATGAACAATATATAATATTTTTTTAATAAAAAATAAATATGATTTTATTATCGATTATTGATTATATTTTATGTTGAATAATACAAATATTTTAAAATAGTTTTATCTATAAATGAAAAACATACATTTCTTCTTTGCATCATTCTTTTGGCAGTTTCACACACTTGTGAAAAAGATATTTTTTTATTATAATGATTACCAAAAGAAAAAGAAGGAATATATTTTGGAGGAAATCCAATTCCAAAAATATTAGCCCCAACTCCTACTATTGTAGCTGTATTAAATTGAGTATTAATAGAAGATTTAGAGTAATCTCCCATAATCATACCAAAAAATTGAATAGGAATTATAATAAAATTATTTTTTTCATAACTCCAAACTTTATTATTATTAGAATAATCATTTCTTAGATTAGATATATTAGTTCCTGCTCCTATATTACACCATTCTCCAATTATAGAATCTCCTACAAAACCATCATGAGCTTTATTAGAATATGAAATAAATATAGAATTTTTTATTTCTCCACCAACTTTACATTGTGGTCCTATAGTAGTTGCTCCATATATTTTAGTTCCCATATTTAATAAAGAATTTCTACAAATGGCTGCAGGTCCACGAATCATTGATCCTTCCAAAATTTGAACTCCTTTTTCAATATAAATAGGACCTATTTTAGCATTTAATACAACATTATAAGAATACAAATCTTCTTCAAGAAAAATATTTTTTTTATCAATAATATAATTTGGTCCTAATAAAGAAAAAGATTTCTTTTTTTTTGTAAGAAAATCAAAATCTTGTCTTAAAACTTTATCGTTATTAACAAATAAATCCCATATATTTTTAATATAAATAACTTTATCAAGTGAATATATTTTTTTGTATTTATTATTTAATTTAGTTATAGTTTTATAACTACTACTACTTGTACTTGTACGTGTAGCCACCATTGTTTTTGTTTTGGAACAAAAAATTGCTTCATTTTCTTTTAAATTAAATAGTAATTGTAATAATTCATCATTTGGTAAAAATGATGAATTAATCATCAATATGTTTTTTATATTTAATTTTTTTTTCAATATATATTTCTTTGAAAGAAAATTTTTTGTACAAATTATAGATTTTCCACCAATATATTTTTCCCATCTATCTTGAATGGTTAATATTCCTATACGAATTTTTGAAATAGTTTTAGTAAATGTAATAGGAAGTAAATTAATCCATTCTATTTCTCCATCATATAATATAAAATATTCATCCATATTAAATATTATATTTTTTGTATTTATTTTTAAATTTTTCTGATGGACCTGTTTTCCTAATCAATTTTTTTTCTCCAGTATAAAATGGATGTGAATAACTAGATATTTCCATTTTGTATAATGGATATTCTATTCCATTTAATTTTATAAATTCTTTTGTAATTACTGTGGATTTACAAATAAAAAATTTTTCATTATTAATATCTTGAAAAACAACTGGTCTATAATTTTTTGGATGTATATTTTTTTTCATAATTTTATAATTTAAAATAAGGAAATCTATAAATCATTCCATTAATATTCATACCAGCTCCTAATGAGGCCATTAAAATTGTATCTCCAGGTTGAATATTATGATTAGGCATTTCTCCTTTAAGAATTAAATCTAATAAAGTAGGGACGGTAGCTACAGAAGAATTGCCAAATTTTTGAATAGTCATAGGCATTAATTTTTTATATAATCCTTTGTCTATTGAAGAATAATTATACAATTTTAACAATCTTTTGAAAATTGCATAATCCATTTTAGCATTAGCTTGATGAATTAAAATTTTTTTTATATCATTAAGATGTAAATTAACATGATCTAATATATTTTTTAACATTTTTGGAACTTCATTTAATGCATACTCATAAATTCTTCTTCCATTCATTCTAATATTTAATAATGATTTTGTATAATTTGGATTTAAAGAAGGTCCATTAGTAAGATAATGAAATTCTTCATTAGTATTACATTGAGAATCAAAATAAAGAATTCCATAATTTTCTTCTTCTTTAGTAGTAGTATCTACTGCAGACAATACCGCTGCTCCTGCACCATCAGAAAATATCATAGCATTTTGATCATGTGGATCTATTACTTTAGATAAAGTTTCTGAACTTGTAATTAAAATATTTTTAGCATATTTAGATCGTATAAGCTGATCTGCTAATATCATTCCTTCTATCCAGCCTGTACAACCAAAAATCATATCATATGGACGACATTTATGATTATTGATTTTAAGTTTATTTTTTACTCTAGATGCTATAGAGGGCATTAAATCAGATTGATAAGATAATGGATGAATATCTCCATAATTGTGTGCTGATATAATATAATCTATTTTTTCTTTGTATATTTTAGAATGAATTAACGCTTTTTTTGCGGCTATTGTTGCAATATCAGAATTTAATAATCCTTTATGTACATATCTTCTTTCCTCTATTTCTGTAATTTTTTTAAATTTATTAATAATTTCTTGATTAGATTTTTTTATTTTTAAACCTTTTTGATCGTAAAAAGAATATTTTAAAAAATAATCACTTTTTATTATTTTTTTTGGTAAATAATGCCCAGTCCCTGTAATGATTGATCTAATCATTCAATAAAGATTGATTTTATTAATTTAAAAAAATTATCTCTCATGGACAAATTTTATGAAAATATAAAATTGGTAAAAATGTTTGATCATATATCTTCAACATATGATTTATTAAATCATTTATTATCTTTTGGTATTGATATTTATTGGAGAAAAAAAATTATTCATTTAATATATAAATATACTAATAAGCAAAAATATTCCAAATTTTCCAAAAAAATGATTTTAGATTTAGCAACTGGTACAGGCGATATAGCTATTTTACTTGCTAAAAAATTTCAAAAAGATTACATTATAGCTATAGATCCTTCTGCAAAAATGTTACAAATAGCAAAAATGAAAATAAAAAATCATTCATTAGAAAAAAAAATAAAACTCATTCAAGGATATTCATATAATATTCCTTTTAATAATGAAACTTTTGATATCATAACTATTTCTTTTGGAGTTAGAAATTTTATAGACTTAAATATGTCTTTTAGGGAAATATTTAGAATATTAAAACCAATAGGTTTGTTAGGAATATTAGAATTTTCTTACCCATCTAATTTTTTTATTAAAAAAATTTATCATTTTTATTCAAATTTTATATTAAAACATATAGGTAATAAAATTTCGAATAATATTTTTGCTTATGATTATTTAAAAAATTCTATTCATACTTTTTCATTTTTTGGAAAAAAAATGAAAGATTTGTTAAAAAATCATAATATACCAATTATTTATATGCAAAAATTAACATTTGGAATAGTTACTATTTATTTATCTAAAAAACAAAAATGATAAAAAGAAAACAATTTTCATTATGAAGAATTTTTCTGGATATTTAATTTCGTTTTTTATTAAAAAAAGAATTCAAAATATAGAACTAACATTAAAATATCCTATAGATATTCAACATAGATTATTAAAAAAACTTATTTTTTTTTCTAAAAGAACAGAATTTGGTAAAAAATATAAATTCCATGATATTAAAAATTATCAACAATTCTATAATAGAATTCCTTTGTCTAAATACATAGATATTTACCCTATAATTAAACGAATTAGACAAGGTGAAAAAAACGTATTATGGCCAGGTCAAGTAAAATGGTTTGCTAAATCATCAGGAACTACACATACAAAAAGTAAATATATTCCAGTAACTCCTCTTGCAATGAAAGAATGTCATTATAAAGCAGGACAAGATATGTTATCTATATATTTACATAATCATCCAGAAACAAAAATGTTTTTTGGAAAAGCCCTTCGTTTAGGAGGTAGTCATAAATTACATAAAAATTATAATACATTTTATGGAGATTTATCTTCTATTTTAATTAAAAATCTTCCACTTTGGGCAGAATATATTAGTATTCCAAAAAAAAATATTGCATTGATGAGTGAATGGGAAGAAAAATTAAAAATTTTAATTCAAGAAACAATAAATCAAGACGTAAGAATTATGTTAGGAGTTTGTTCTTGGTTATTAATTTTTTTAAACCAATTATTAAATTTTTCTAATAAAAAAAATATTAATGAAATATGGCCAAATTTAGAAGTAATTTTTCATGGAGGTGTGAATTTTCATCCATATAGAAAACAATATAATGATATATTTTATCAACATACGCCTAATTATTATAATGTATATAGTGCATCAGAGGGTTTTTTTGCAGTACAAGATAAAAAAGATTCTAAAGATTTATTATTATTATTAAATCATGGAATTTTTTATGAATTTATTTCTATGGATGATTTTTATCATTCTTATCCAAAAATTATTCCTCTAGATGAAGTGGAATTAAATAAAAATTATGTTTTAGTAATATCTACTAATGCAGGTCTTTGGAGATATATTGTAGAGGACACCATTAAATTTACTAATTTAACTCCGTATAGAATTTATATTTCCGGAAGAACAACTCATTTTATCAACTCTTTTGGAGAAGAATTAATTATGGATAATGCGGAACAAGCTTTAAATAAAACTTGTATTAAAACTGATTCTATCATTCATGAATATACAGCTGGACCAATGTATATTAATAAAAAACATACTGGAGCTCATGAATGGATTATAGAATTTAAAAAACCTCCAAAAAACGTATTTAATTTTAGAGATATCTTGGATCAAGAATTAAAATATTTAAATTCTGATTATGAAATCAAAAGATATAAAAATTTAGTTTTACAACCTCCTATTATATATATAGCAAGAAATGGATTATTTTATGATTGGTTAAAGATAAATAAAAAATTAGGAGGTCAAAATAAGATCCCTCGTTTATCTAATAATAGAAAATATCTAGACGATTTACTTAAAATCAACTAAACAACGTATAAAATCTTTTTACCTTTAATGTTCAAATTTATAAAAAATTATTTTATGTCTTTAACTGTAAATAAAAAACAAAATATATTTAAAACTTATGGAAAATCAATGATTGATACTGGATCTTCTCAATCACAAATTGCACTATTTACATATAGAATTAATCATTTAAGTAACCATTTAAAAAAAAATAAAAAGGATTTTAATACTGAAAGATCACTTGTAAAATTAGTTGTAAAAAGAAAAAAATTATTAAAATATTTAAAAAAAAATAACTTAGATAGTTATAAACAATTAATTGTTCTATTAGGGTTAAGAAAATAAATAAGTTATTATGTCAAAGCCAAATATAATAAAAGAAATTTGCTTTTTAGAAGATGGTCGTACTATAGTAATAGAAACTGGAGAATTGGCCAAACAAGCTGATGGATCTGCCTTGATTAGAGCAAATAATACGATTTTATTAGCAACTGTAGTTGTGTCTAAAGAAATAAGAAATGATATGAATTTTTTACCACTCACTATTGATTATAGAGAAAAGTATTATGCAGGAGGCAAAATTCCTGGAGGGTTCATTAAAAGAGAAGGAAAACCATCTGATGAAGAAATATTGACAATGAGATTAGTAGATAGAGTATTGAGACCAACATTTTCAGATGTTTTTAGAAAAGAAATACAAATTATGATTTCTCTTTTATCTTACGATAAAACATTTTTACCATATGAATTAGCAGCATTAGCTGCATCAGCTGCATTGTCAGTTGCAGGAATTCCATTTAATGGGCCTATATCTGAAGTACGTATTATACGTATAAATGGAAAATTTATAATAAATCCTTGTTTAGATCAATTAGAAAAAGCAGATTTAGATTTAATAGTAGGAGCATCTAAAAAATCTATTATTATGTTAGAAGGAGAAATGAAAGAAATCAAAGAAGATGTTCTTATTCAAGCTATTTCTATAGCTCATAAAGCAATTAAAAAACAAATAGATGCTCAAATTAAATTAATGATAAAACTTAATAAAAAAAATTATCTATTTGAATTAGATGTTAATAGAAAATCATTGTCTTTATTAGAACAATATACATTGAAAAAAAAATTATTTTCATATTCTTATAATTTAATAAAAAATATGTATAATCAATTTTTAGATAAAAAAACAAGATCTATTCAAGAAAAATTGATTTTAAATAATTTTAAAAAAAAAAATGCTTTAAATGAAAAAAATGAATTAATGATTGATCAATTTTATGAAAAAATTAAAAAAAAAATCATAACCAATATGATTTTAAAAGATAATATTAGATTAGATAATAGAACTTATAAACAAATACGACCTATATACGGTAAAGTAAACTATTTACCAGGAGTTCATGGATCTGCATTATTCTCAAGAGGAGAAACACAATCTTTAACTACAGTGACTTTAGGATCGTCTTCAGACGCTAATAAAATTGATAATGTTATCATGGAAGATCATGAAAAATTTTATATACACTATAATTTTCCTCCTTTTTCTACTGGGGAAATACGTCAAATTAGAGGTGTTTCTAGACGTGAAATAGGTCATGGTAATTTAGCAAAAAGAGCATTAAAAAATTTAATTATAAATGATAATCCTTATACAATAAGAATTGTTTCTGATATTTTAGAATCTAATGGGTCTTCATCTATGGCAACAGTTTGTGCATCTAGTTTAGCATTAATGGATGCTGGAATTCCATTAATCAATCCAGTATCTGGAATTGCTATGGGATTGTTTATAAATCATAATAAAACTGTTATATTATCTGATATTCTTGGAGAAGAAGATGGATTTGGAGAAATGGATTTCAAAATTACTGGTACTACAAATGGAATTACTGCATGTCAAATGGATGTAAAAAAACAAGTATTATCTTTGGATATTTTATATCAAATATTAAATCAAGCATTACAAGGTAGGAAATTTATATTAGAACAAATGAGGAAAATATTACCAACACATCGAACACAGTTAAAATCATCTGCTCCAAAAATACATATTATCAAAATTCCTAAAAAATTTATAGGGTCTGTCATTGGACCTGGTGGAAAAGTTATTCAAGAAATACAATCTTGTACAGAAACTAATATTATCATTGAAGAAAAAGAAGATATTGGTTATATTGAAATTATTGGAAATGATTTAAATAAAATTTATCAAGCTATTGATAGAATTAAAGAAATTACGTTTGTTCCAAAAATAGGAACCATTTACAAAGCTACAGTAAAAAATATTAAAAATTTTGGAGTGTTTGTAGAAATATCAAAAGGAGTAGAAGGATTATTACATATTTCAGAAATATGTTGGAAAAGATTAAAAAATATAGAAGATGAATTAAATTTAGGAGACACTATTAATGTAAAATTAATTGGATTTGATAATAAAAATCACAAAATGAAATTTTCTAGAAAAGTTTTATTACCTAAACCAACAAAAAATAATGATGAATAGTAATAGTAGTAGTAGTAGTAGTAGTAGTATAAAAATACATAATTAAAATTAATTAATATGAGACAACTGAAAATAACTAAACAAGTTACAAATAGAGAATCTGAATCTTTAGATAAATATCTTCATGAAATCGGAAAAATTCCTTTATTAACACCAGAAGAAGAAGTAGAATATGCTAGACAAGCTAGAAATGGAGATGCATCGGCTATAGATAAATTAGTAAACGCTAATTTACGTTTTGTAGTATCTGTTGCAAAACAATATCAAAATCAAGGATTAAGTCTTTGTGATTTAATAAA
Proteins encoded in this region:
- a CDS encoding SufE family protein, encoding MTLKDKEQKIKQEFDQLHDWQDKYEYILYLGNSLPKQDNTFRTEDKLIYGCQSKVWLDAKLIGMKIIFDADSDALIPKGLIAIMINVYSGRYPFEIISSKANFISDIGFNNFLTPIRSNGLLLFLKKIKFYAQYFSTNS
- the rpsO gene encoding 30S ribosomal protein S15, with the translated sequence MSLTVNKKQNIFKTYGKSMIDTGSSQSQIALFTYRINHLSNHLKKNKKDFNTERSLVKLVVKRKKLLKYLKKNNLDSYKQLIVLLGLRK
- a CDS encoding GH3 auxin-responsive promoter family protein, producing the protein MKNFSGYLISFFIKKRIQNIELTLKYPIDIQHRLLKKLIFFSKRTEFGKKYKFHDIKNYQQFYNRIPLSKYIDIYPIIKRIRQGEKNVLWPGQVKWFAKSSGTTHTKSKYIPVTPLAMKECHYKAGQDMLSIYLHNHPETKMFFGKALRLGGSHKLHKNYNTFYGDLSSILIKNLPLWAEYISIPKKNIALMSEWEEKLKILIQETINQDVRIMLGVCSWLLIFLNQLLNFSNKKNINEIWPNLEVIFHGGVNFHPYRKQYNDIFYQHTPNYYNVYSASEGFFAVQDKKDSKDLLLLLNHGIFYEFISMDDFYHSYPKIIPLDEVELNKNYVLVISTNAGLWRYIVEDTIKFTNLTPYRIYISGRTTHFINSFGEELIMDNAEQALNKTCIKTDSIIHEYTAGPMYINKKHTGAHEWIIEFKKPPKNVFNFRDILDQELKYLNSDYEIKRYKNLVLQPPIIYIARNGLFYDWLKINKKLGGQNKIPRLSNNRKYLDDLLKIN
- a CDS encoding putative sugar nucleotidyl transferase gives rise to the protein MDEYFILYDGEIEWINLLPITFTKTISKIRIGILTIQDRWEKYIGGKSIICTKNFLSKKYILKKKLNIKNILMINSSFLPNDELLQLLFNLKENEAIFCSKTKTMVATRTSTSSSSYKTITKLNNKYKKIYSLDKVIYIKNIWDLFVNNDKVLRQDFDFLTKKKKSFSLLGPNYIIDKKNIFLEEDLYSYNVVLNAKIGPIYIEKGVQILEGSMIRGPAAICRNSLLNMGTKIYGATTIGPQCKVGGEIKNSIFISYSNKAHDGFVGDSIIGEWCNIGAGTNISNLRNDYSNNNKVWSYEKNNFIIIPIQFFGMIMGDYSKSSINTQFNTATIVGVGANIFGIGFPPKYIPSFSFGNHYNKKISFSQVCETAKRMMQRRNVCFSFIDKTILKYLYYST
- the ubiE gene encoding bifunctional demethylmenaquinone methyltransferase/2-methoxy-6-polyprenyl-1,4-benzoquinol methylase UbiE, whose product is MDKFYENIKLVKMFDHISSTYDLLNHLLSFGIDIYWRKKIIHLIYKYTNKQKYSKFSKKMILDLATGTGDIAILLAKKFQKDYIIAIDPSAKMLQIAKMKIKNHSLEKKIKLIQGYSYNIPFNNETFDIITISFGVRNFIDLNMSFREIFRILKPIGLLGILEFSYPSNFFIKKIYHFYSNFILKHIGNKISNNIFAYDYLKNSIHTFSFFGKKMKDLLKNHNIPIIYMQKLTFGIVTIYLSKKQK
- a CDS encoding type B 50S ribosomal protein L31, translated to MKKNIHPKNYRPVVFQDINNEKFFICKSTVITKEFIKLNGIEYPLYKMEISSYSHPFYTGEKKLIRKTGPSEKFKNKYKKYNI
- a CDS encoding 3-oxoacyl-ACP synthase III family protein — translated: MIRSIITGTGHYLPKKIIKSDYFLKYSFYDQKGLKIKKSNQEIINKFKKITEIEERRYVHKGLLNSDIATIAAKKALIHSKIYKEKIDYIISAHNYGDIHPLSYQSDLMPSIASRVKNKLKINNHKCRPYDMIFGCTGWIEGMILADQLIRSKYAKNILITSSETLSKVIDPHDQNAMIFSDGAGAAVLSAVDTTTKEEENYGILYFDSQCNTNEEFHYLTNGPSLNPNYTKSLLNIRMNGRRIYEYALNEVPKMLKNILDHVNLHLNDIKKILIHQANAKMDYAIFKRLLKLYNYSSIDKGLYKKLMPMTIQKFGNSSVATVPTLLDLILKGEMPNHNIQPGDTILMASLGAGMNINGMIYRFPYFKL
- the metE gene encoding 5-methyltetrahydropteroyltriglutamate--homocysteine S-methyltransferase; the protein is MLKHNLGYPRIGIKRELKKACEDYWNNLITSKSLFNIGKQIRINNWKTQENCGLDLIPCNDFSFYDHVLDMSFLLGNISELYYTQFKEDIDIYFAMARGFQKNKFDFKAMEMTKWFNTNYHYIVPEFEKNQKFGIYSMKIFNEIDEYKKIIKNAIPKPVLIGPLTYLYLGKEKNTNFNKLDLIDNLLPVYIEIIQRLIKKNIKWIQLDEPILVFDSLNDQIIEALKYVYKTINKICSNNAINIILTSYFDSIEENNLYIFKNFSSTFNLHIDLVENNSNLTKILDFFKEEKMGLSLGIINGKNIWKNNYTHSIKIIEKAILKLGKERIIIAPSCSLLHIPIDLEFEDSIPINIINKMAFAKQKLYELNDLEKILNGQKEILLNNFKYFEKKEKEKYIFKQIKKENITRTNAFQIRQTKQQKKFRLPLFPTTTIGSFPQTKEIRTLRKKLKNHEISQHQYEELIQQYIIDAIKKQEKINLDVLVHGEFERNDMVEFFSDKLQGFVSTKNGWVQSYGSRCVKPPVIYEDVKRVDDMTVKWISFAQSQTKKLIKGILTGPVTILKWSFVRDDQPYYDTAYQIAWAIREEVKSLENSGIKIIQIDEPALREGLPLKKKNWKFYFDWAIKAFKLSSSIVKDETQIHTHICYSEVNDILKYISDLDADVITIETSRSKMELLNAFSNFAYQNEIGPGVYDIHSPRIPGVKEILNLINKASKKLPIKNLWINPDCGLKTRTWNEVMNSLKNMTTATKIAREQHASS
- the rpoN gene encoding RNA polymerase factor sigma-54 codes for the protein MLKQQLFQKIQHKLSPKQIQLMKLVQLSTLDFEQRVKKELEENPALEKIDEEISKDYDDNHLDNILKDQLKNEYLNNNDKKILHFKNNIQEENYHPIVSGISFQEYLKNQLHTFRFLNKTELLIADFILGNIDENGYIRRKMSSLVEDIFLILEISIDLAQIEKIIINYIQKLEPIGVGARNLQECLLIQLSQKKTSKEIYFAKQIIKNYFELFIKKHYNKLQNKLEITTNFLRKVFHQIEKLNPKPGKIYSCSSKTINYLIPDFTILVVDGRLELSLNKRNIPELKISTFYLNMLKYYKTYNKKKEDYKNILLFLKNKIDSAKWFLDAIKQRKNTLMLTMNAIMNYQKEYFLTGDTSNIKPMILKNISQQIGVGISTVSRVANSKYVNTPYGTFLIKKFFSEKMINIEGEEISSIEIKRLLKEFVYQENKNQPITDEELSNLLKEKGYIVARRTVAKYRNQMKIPVARLRKIL